Genomic window (Dyadobacter fanqingshengii):
TGATCGGGAAGGCAGTCGTCCGTTTTGTGCTTAAACCCGTTTTCTCCGACCCGGCACCGAGAGCATCTTTGCAACCGGATACAACAGCCGAGTATGGCAATTATCTCGCCACTTCGGTAGGCAATTGCGTAGGCTGTCATACTCGCCGCGACAAAAATACCGGCGAATTTTCCGGGAGCAAGTTTGCAGGAGGTTACCAGATTTCCGTTTCTGACGGCACATTTACAACACCTAATCTCACGCCGCACGCGACAACTGGGGCGATTGTAAACTGGCGGCCGGGTGATTTTGTACAAAGATTCAGGACCGGCGCTGTTTATCCGCAGACGCCCATGCCATGGAAATCATTCCAGACACTCACTGACAATGATCTGAAAGCGCTTTATTATTATTTCAAATCGTTGAAGCCGGTTGACAATAAAGTAATCGTATTTCAGCAAAAGGTCCCGAATTGAGTGATAACGACGGGTTTTTCGGTGAAAAAATGTATTTTTATCGCAATCACTCACCGTCAATGTCGAACGCATAATATGTACGTAAATCGTTATCTGTCTCCGCTCATCGTCTATTATTACTCGTGGCGAATGGTGCTGTTTTCCCTCTTTACCGGTTCCATGGCTATTTTTGTTTACACCTATCTGGGCTGGGGCTGGGTTGCTATTCCCTGGTTGCCCGTGTCCCTGATTGGTACGGCAACTGCTTTTTTTGTTGGTTTCAAAAACAATCAGTCCTATGACAGAAGCTGGGAAGCACGTAAGATCTGGGGCAGCATTACGAACCATAGCCGGTCTTTTGGAGCAGCACTAAGGGCTTTTGCTTCCCATGATCAGAAGGAATTTGTAGATGCAGACGACGATATTAGGATTATGGTTTACAGACACATTGCATGGCTATATGCATTAAAAAATGCCATGGCGCAACGCACGGCCTGGGAACATAAAGACCGGGCAAGCAAGCGTCAGCGGGACGCGCTGCATAAATCGCAGACGCCCTGCGAGCTCGAAATAGAAAAGTATCTTCTTGCCAATGAGCACAATGCGCTGAAAGGTAAGAAAAATCTCTCTACACAAATTCTGGATAAACAATCGCAACATTTGTCGAGACTCAGAAAAGCGGGCAGGGTGGATGCTTACCAGCACGTTGCGCTCCAAAACCTCATTTCAAGCCTCTACGACGAACAGGGAAAAAGCGAGCGGATCAAAAATACACCCTTTCCACGCCAGTATGCCACAACGTCAAATCTGTTTATTTTCGTTTTTATGACTTTGCTGCCTTTTGGTTTGCTGCCGCAGTTTGTAGAACTGGGCGAGCGGTATATGTTCCTGCTTATCCCGTTCAATATGGTCGTTTCGTGGGTTTTTATGTTCATGGAATACGTGGGTGACATCAGCGAAAACCCGTTTGAAGGACTTTTGAATGACATTCCCATTGGCACCATTGTACGCAACATTGAAATAGACCTCATCGATATGCTTGACGATGAGCCAACCCCGGAGAAATTGCAGCCGTATTATGGGGCGCTGTTCTAACTATATCCACCGAAAACTTTCTGGGTTTGATCGTTCTACAACGGGTTGGATCGCAGCCGTTTTTGTAAGTAAAGAGCCACTTGATCGGCTGCTTGCTTGTGCCCGTAACACGTCCAGTGATGATCATAAACAAAAGTCCATTCCCCTTTTCCTTCGGAATTCAGCGAGATCGTTTTAAATCCGGCGGCCTGGACTTCCTGTTTCAATGCATCCGGAAGCTTAGGGTGAAAGACGATAATTTTATTTTGGACATTATATTTTTCCTTCACGAACTGCATGAGCATTTTTATGTGATTGGAGTGATCAGGTTGCCGGGCCGTTTTGGCGGGAGCGTGTGCAACCATATTGAACTTGATATCGGTTAGCGGAAATCTTTGAAACAGGTAATAGGCGAATTTGACATTGTACAGCATTGACTTCAACCTCGCCGATTTCATTATGCCTGGAACAATTTTTTTGTTTGTCAGGTCCACCTGTGTAATATCGGAGTGGACCTTGATCTCCCGCACACTTTCGGTAAAGTCGGTCGGATTTACATATATCAGATGAAGCTTTGGCTTTAATGAGTCCATACTGTTTGCAATTTCCATTGCTTCAATAAACGAGACGCCGGATCGCGCTGCTTCCACAAAATTCATCTCCGGAACCCGGGCTTTGAGTAGCAGATCCTGATGACACTCGGTGGGATTCATGAAATTTTCGATAAATGAATCACCGATAACCGTAACCAGATTTTCATAACTTTTCGGCAAAGTGCCCGTCCAGCCAAGATTATTTGTTGCCCAGCTATGGTTACCACCTTTCCAGTAACCTTGCTGTTTGGGACTATATCGCTGAATATTATTTGCATCCAAATAACGCTTGGGAACTTCACTTGTGATATGCCAAGCCCTTACCACAATTTCACCCAGGACAAATCCAGCCGATAGGAAAATGACAAATTTGAATAAGAACTTTCCCATCTAGAATTGAAAATAAATGAACTGTTGCTGTTTGCCGGTGAAAACGAAGATAGCAATCACCAAACAATAATAGAATCCCCATTTAACCGGCTTGGGCCAGTTAAAACCAAATCGGGCTATGGCGTAAGGGTGTTCCCGGCCCAGCCATTCGACAAGGAAAAAAGCAGCAATTAAAAGCAGCAAGTCCTTGCGAACCAGCTCGGGCGTTGTAAATATACTCGCGGAGAAAATTTCACTGATATATTCGAACGCATGCTTAATATTTTCTGCCCTGAACAAGATCCATGCAAAAACAGTCATTGTGAATGTAATCAGCATGTGGAATACGTCACTAACTGTGGGTAATAAACGTCCTTTGGCAACGATCTCGAGATTTTCCCGGTTGCTTTTGGACAGTAACAATGGCAGGAAATAAATCGCATTAAGCGCACCCCAGGCCAGAAATGTCCAGTTAGCGCCGTGCCAGAAGCCGCTCAGCAAAAAGATGATGAATGTGTTTCGCACTTTTAGCCCTGTGCCGCCGCGGCTTCCTCCCAACGGAAAATACACGTAGTCTCTAAACCATGAGGAAAGTGAAATGTGCCAGCGCCGCCAGAATTCGGCAATGTCCCTGGAAAAATAAGGGTAAGAGAAATTGCGTAATAATTCAATGCCCATGATCCTTGCAACGCCCAAAGCAATATCCGAATACCCGGAGAAATCACCATAAATCTGCATGGCAAAGAAAAAAGCACCTAAAAGCAATGTGCTGCCTCCGTAACTTTCATGATTATTGAATGCCAGATTGGCAAGCTCGGCACAATTGTCGGCTATAACGATTTTTTTGAAAAGCCCCCAGAGTATTTGCCTTAACCCGTCGGAAGCTTGTGCATAACTAAAAACCCTTTTCTTCTGAATCTGCGGCAAAAGATGCGTTGCGCGCTCTATGGGACCTGCGACCAGAAGCGGGAAGAAACTCACAAAAACGGCATAGTCAATCAGGTCTTTCTCTGGCTTGATTCTCTCCTTGTAAATATCAATGACATAAGACAAACCGTGAAATGTGTAAAACGAGATGCCTACGGGCAACACCAGGTTTAATGTATGCGGATTAACCGACATGCCAAGCAAGGAAAGACCTTCCGCGAATGACTCTGCAAAGAAATTATAATATTTAAGAACACCCAGGAATGAAAGGTTAATGGCGATGCTCAAAACGAGCCAGAATTTTCTTGTAGCCTGGTTTTTTGAGTTACCCATTTTAAGCCCTGTATAATAGTCCAGAGCAATGGAAAAAATCAGCAGAAAAACGAATCGGTAATCCCAGCAAGCATAAAAATACAAGCTTGAAATGAGCAGGATGATGTTCTGTAATCTTAAACTGTTTCGGGCAATAATCCAGTAAAGAAAAAGAACAACAGGAAAAAACAGGGCAAAACTCAGAGAGTTAAAAAGCATTGTCCAGACAAGTTTTGAATAGTGTGTTCATTGGCATTTGCCACTTGATGTCGCAAATATAGCTATTCCACGATAATTTGCAACATTCCAATATTTGTATGATGTTACTCAAAATAACTTATAGTAATGTATTGATTTTCAGAAAGTTAAAAATTTACTGAATCTTCGCCCGGATATTATCCGCTGCCTTTTGAGCGGTTAATGTGACGCGTTGCTGACGGGTTTCAGGCCTTTTTGCATCCGATATCCAGGTCAGTATCAGGCGTTTTGCGGAGGGCGGGAAAGCCGTAAAATTTTTGAGGGCCACCTCGTTTTCGTTGAGTAGCGCTTGTAAATCCGGCGGTATTACGGCGTTTTCTGCATCCACCAATGCATCCCAGGTTCCGCTTTCTTTGGCAAGATCGATGAACGCCTGACCCTGGGGAGTCATTAGGCCAGCCGCCGTTAACCGCTCGACCCGCTCCTTATTAACTGCGCTCCATTTACCGGTCGCCTTTCGCGGGGTGAACATCAGGTAACTGCTTTCTGCGTCGCGCTTAATCGACTTCGAATCAATCCAGCCAAAACAAAGAGCTTCTTCGATGGACTCCGGGTAATATACGCTGGGTGTTGCACTATTTTTATGGTAAATGATCAGCCAGACGGATTTTTCCGTCTGGCTGTTTTCGACAAACCAAGCACGCCATTCTTTCCGGCTGGGCGCATAAACGGCCTTAATATCATTTTTAGTTTCCATGGTATAAAATGAGCTTAGCTGAATGTATGTTCGTTTGTTGTTTTGGTTAAATTTTATTTCCTCACAAATATAAAACAGCCTTGCGACAGCCCTATGTCAGGAGTGCCGAGACTTTCGAATCCTGGCACCCCTGATAATCTGGAATTAAGAAATGGCAAGCTGGATGGCCCTTTCTACCGGACTTTCACCATGGATATGCAGTTCATTTCGCAACAATAACGGCGGCTGAGCCATGAATTTTGGGTTTTGGCCGCGATGTGGCTGCGCTGCATGTACAAGGAATGGATGACAGAGATAAACCGTTCCTGCTTTGCCAGTCGCAAGGACTTCTTCGCGAGCGGGAAAACTTTCCAATTCGTGAGCCACTTCCATAAAGCTTAGCCCATCATCGCCCTTTGGAAGCAACAGACGCGCCACATCCAGGTGCGACCCTACGCGGATACGCGTTGGCGCATCATGTGTTCCTACTTCCGAATAAAGGAAAAGCATCAGCAAACCACGCCCTTTGGAGTGCACATTAATGCGCCAGTCAAAAAAACTGGCGGGGTCCTTGCCGGAGAAACTCGCGTCCACATGCCAGCCGGCGTCGCCCGGATCTTCATCCGAAGGAAAACGGATCGGAAAAGTACCCATGCTGCCGGGTGGGAGCCAATTATTTACTCCGACCAGCTGATCATAAGCACGATGCAGTACGGGCGAATTTGCAGATTGGACAAAGGGCGTCTGTGCATACATGCCCAACCGCACAACCGGCTTTTTCCAGCTCGCAGGATCATGGCGATCCAAGCCCAGATCCGCCCAGAGAATGTCTCGCGCCGCTTCGGCAATTTCCCGGGAAAAAGCGTTTTCAATGCATACAAAGCCTTTATTTACGAAATTTTCAATTTGTTCACTATCTAATATTACTTCCATATCATTGTTCAGAATTTGATCAAAAGCAAAGCGCTAAGCCTCGATCTGATCAGGTTTTTGAAATTAATAAAATGCACAATGAAGTTTTCCCAGTCAAAAAATGGGAGCACGTCCTGGTCGACGCGAGAAGCAATATTAGAGTGTTGGAGTCATCCTCATGGTTGCAAATCTAAAAACCGCCGACAAATTTCGCAAGCGGAAACCGTTTCATTTCTCGGCATGATTTGTTTGGTAATTTGTTAAATTGAAAAAAAACCAAAAATTCATGAGCACTGATGTAAAAGGAAAAACGGCTATTCTGTTTGGTGCGAGCGGTTTCGTCGGCAGTTATTTGCTGGAAGGGCTGCTGAATGATCCTGATTACGCGCAGGTTACGATAGTAGTTCGCAAAAATTTGAATATTTCGCATGCAAAACTGAAAATGCTGATAGGAGATTATCATGCTTTACCCACCTTAAAGGACGAAATTGTTGCCGATGAGGTCTTTATTGCGCTTGGAACTACGAAAAAGAGCACCCCTGATCAAAAAATATACTATCAAGTCGATCACGATTATCCGGTTTTGGCTGCCCGGATAGCAAAAGAACGTGGAGCGAAATCAGTTTTTTTGGTCTCGGCTGTGGGTCCGGACGCCGGGTCGGGCATTTTTTATATCAGAACAAAAGGCGAAACAGAACGGGATGTTATTGCGCAGGATTTGCTGCATACGCACATTTTCCGCCCATCCATGATCATGGGGGATCGCAAGGAAAGCCGCACATTGGAAAAGGCTTTAATCAAAATATTCTCCATCATCAACCCGCTTTTCGTAGGTCCGATGCAGAAATACAGGGGAATAGAAGGAAAAAACATCGCCAAAGCCATGCTAGCAGCCGCCAAAAAGCCCGCCGGGAAGGTGAATATTTATGAGTGGAAGGAGATGAATGATTTGTTATAATCGTTATTCAGTTGCTTGCTTTTAGTTTTTGTTGATTAAATTGTTGGCCAATATACTGCGTTCCATTGGATGAAATTTGTAAACTCATGAAAATCAAACCAATGAATATTTCAACCGCAAAAAATGATCTCGCCCTGAGGGATTTGGATGGAACAAGAAAATACCTGGACGAAATCAACTACAACATCCGCGACATTTTCCATGGGAATGATCAGGAAACGGGCACACTGCATTATGGGGCGGTGGACATTGCAGAACACCTCATCAATGCTTTGGATATTTTCACCTATGCATTGGAAGAACTCACGCAACTGGACGCTAGCCAGGAGGATCTTCCGAAGATTAACAGCATTATAACATCACTTCGGTATATTGTTGACGAGACCAAAGCAACTGGCGAGAGATTAAAATCCGGTATTTCAAATGAGTATTTTGGAATGGTTATGGAGAAGACTGAAAACCTTTCAGAAGCCATCGACGACACAGAAAGAATATTTTTCGAGCTGCGAAACGATAAAGACTTTATGGCCGTAGCAAACCGGTTACTTGGCCTGTAATGGTTATTTTTTGCACTGCACGTTTCAAGATTGAATACCGCAAACTTTTGAAATCCAATGCATATCGGGATTTGGAAGGCGAGATTATTCAAAGTTTTTTCAACAAATCCGATGATGAAATAAGCCATGGAATTACGATTGTTGGAAACAAAAATCGGAGGGTAGTAAAAAAGAGACTTGCGGGAAGAGGCGGGTTTCGGATTTACTTCTTTGCTTATATCGTAGATAGCAAGGTCTATTTATCCTATGTATATCCAAAAACCGGACCTCAGGGAAAAGCATCTCTAAGTAAGCAATTTGAGACAATGCTCATCTCTGAAACAGCTGATGCAATTATTGCAGATCAGCTGTTTTTAATGTCGGTGAAAGATGGAAAATTGCATTTCAAATAATTTACCTGCTTACAAAGTCAAATCATTTCAATTCCAGCAGCGTCACATGAGCGTTGATCGCTACCCAGGTGCCTTTTCTTTTGATGTAGACGTCTGAATAGCAATTTTTTCCTTTGATGATCTTCTCTTTGTCTTTTAGAACGAAACTTGTGTAGGCAGTTAGCAGGCCTACATTGTTGACGATTTGCAGATCGGTGCTGTCAATGCTGACATTGATGATTTGCTGATCAGGGGTTAGTACATTTTGCAGGATATCGGCTTTCGAAAGCTTTTTGCCGGTTGGCGAGATCATGATGAAATCATTGGCCAAAATCCGGCTTAGTGCGGCGGTGTCGCGTTTGGGGTAGGATTGCAGCCATTGCGTGTTCATTTGCTTGATGACGGCGCTGTCGTCCACCTGCGCTAAGGCGGGTGCAATGTAAAATAGCGGCATGCTCATGATTAATGTCAATAACTTCTTCATTGTGGCGTATGGGATTAATTTATCGAAATTAGATTTTTAGTTCCTGCTTTCAAACATTTAAAATGCTGCGACAGCAAATCCGTGCCAGCATGACCGCGCCAGCATGACCGCGTGAGGAATATCACCACTTACACCTAAATTAAAGTTACCTTAGCATATGAAAATCAAAATATTAGCAGCAAAAGATCTTCCGCCGCCGAATTCAACATTGAAATTCAGGATCAAGAATACAACCAACTGGCGGGTTGGGTTTACCGATAGCGATACGGGCGATTTTGTCCAGGAAGTGGGTGGTATCACTTACAGCTATTCCTGGAACCAGATCGACGAATATTTTCTGACTGCCCCCGCACTGCCTTAATGATCGATTAGTCCGGTTGTTTGAACAAGTAAAAATTGCCGCTCAAATCTTGTTGTAAAAGCATTTGAAAGCCATGCGGTTCGTAGGTGATTGGTCACCAAAGCGATCCGGTGGCGTCATCTGTATTTGCGCTGCCAGATCTTATACCAATTTTTGTTTTTGGGATAATGCCGGTGGGCTGCCCGGTTGTTGACAAATAGTGCCACTAAAAGCAACACAAGCACGCCGGTAAGCACCGGGCTGATGACATATTTATAACCGAGGCTGGTAATTTTTTCTGAACCAATGTTAGCGATCAATGCGGTTGCGCCACCTGGCGGGTGCAGCGTTTTGGTGATCTGCATGAAAACGATCGACAGGGAAACAGCAAATGCGGATGCAAGCCAGATCTGGCCCGGGATGATCTTGTGCACCGTCACGCCCACGATTGCGCAAATTAAATGACCGCCGATCAGGTTTCTGGGTTGAGCCAGCGGACTATTGATAATACCGTAAATTAAAACAGACGAGGCTCCGAAGGAACCGATCAGGAAGACATTATCGGCTTGTGTAAACTGGCTGTTATTAATATAGCCAATGAGTGCAATGCCTATAAATGAGCCTACAAATGTCCAGAAATGATCATTAAAATCAATGAGGGTTTCTTTATAAATCACATATCGCGCCATGCGCACATGCTTCCTGATTCGCTTTCTCAAATCTTACCGATTATTTATTGCCTTAAAAACCTGCAAATATAACGGTTGGTTCGCGCATTCGACTGCGTTTGATTTGAGAGTGCCCTAAGGTCTTGTCAGTTTGATGTGTTTGATATCACGGTTCAGGCCTTTCCAGATCATGCTTTGACTTTTATAGTCAATTTCGATGGAGTAGTTTTCGCCGGTTAATCCCAAATCGCGAAAGAATAATTCATCATCTTTCCATGGGCGCGATCCGTTGGGGAAGTTTGTTTCAAATAATGTGAATGCTTGCGGGCCAGTCCTATCAACGATACGCTCAGCAGCTGCATTTAACCTGAAAGCAACCGGCCACACTTTCCCTTGCAGCAAAAGCTCACCGCTGCAAACCGGATTGCGACGGTCTTCGTCTCTTGAAATATTTTTGATCTCCAATTCCGCAAAATCCTTGAAAATCGTGTCCTTTTTTACCGAGCCGGTTGGGTTAGCATACTTAATAACAAACTCCACTTCCTGCATTTTCCATCTTCCATACAAGTGATCAACCAGCGTATCCATGATCTGGATGGCTCCCTTATCAAAATCAACGTGTTCAAAACGCTCGTCCGGATCGGGTTCTATTTGATCTTTTATGCGGCATTGCAACAGGGTAACGCTAAACATCATCAGGAGCGCGAAGGATATGTAGTTTTTTCTCATAGCATACATAGATTCAAGAAGATGTGAAAATAAAAAATCGAGCGATAAGTTGTATTATGTAACCGTTAATAAATTTATTTCTGTTTGCGTGAAAAAAACAAAAGGGTTCCGAAACCGGAACCCTCGTGCACGAACTTACATTCAATTCGCCATAGGCGTTTTAGTTTTATTGGGGGATCGAGGTTAATGCCGGAACGTTGTTCTGGAAGCCATTGTAGCCCTTGTTCTGGTTGATCCTTCCCTGCACATTACCATCGATAGCCGACTGAGGAACCGGCCATAGCACGTGATACGGGCTCATCGTATATTCATCCGCGTGACGCGTTTTTACGCCTTTGTTATAAAAGTCACTTTTCTCCATAACACGATCATAAAAATAATTGCTTTCCGAGAAGCTTTCCATGTTGTAAGTCTTACCATTAGGCGCAGGCCTGCCTGTCATAGCGAAAATGTACGCGACGCGGGTCAGTTCGGTTTTACGGGGTTCTTCGAAATACAATTCCCTTGCACGCTCGTCGAGAACCGTTCCAATGTTCACTTTGGCGGGAGCAAGCGGGCTGCAATTGGCACGCGTACGCACGGCATTGATGTCTGCTGCTGCTTTAACCAAGTCACCTTTCCAGGCATAAGCTTCGGCCCTTAGCAGGTAAGTTTCGGCCAGACGGAACACGTACCAGTCCGTATTTCCACCTTGCGGCTGGATACGCTGCGGATCTTCGATGAAGAGTTTGTAATTCGGCCAGTCGAACCAGCACCGGATCGTATCAATGGTCAGCAAAGCTCCCGCAGCGTTGCGGAGTTGCAGATTTTTGCCATAATAAGGATCATTGGCTTTAATGGCCGGATTGTTGTAAACAATGTCCTCCATGCGCGTCCAGTTGCCCGGCGCGTGGCGCAGATCTTTTTTATCGTCCCAGACCCCTTCCTGCGAATAATAAGTCGGGCGAACGCGTCCGATTCCGCGGCCAAGTGTCGTGATCTGGTCGATTTCAATACCGTAAGTATCAATGGTTCCCCTGTTACCGGCTGGCGTATTAATGTTGTTATGCCAAAACGGAACGGTGTTTCGCATGAGTTGGATGCCGTCTGGCATATTTCCATCAATGTTAAGGCGGTCAATAACCAGCATCAATCCCTCCGTGTTAGCTCCTAATGCCTTGTTTGCAGGTCTGTGTAAGTCCCAGATCACATTGCGGTTAGCTTTGCTGGCATCCACCCCGAATCGGGTTGTCATGAGCTTGTGCGTTCCGCCATCGATCACATTGCTCGCCGATTTAATAGCATCGTCAAATAAGCCCAATGCCAGGTTGACTTTTGTAAGCAAATGACTCACAGATCCTTTGTTAACAGTTCCTTTGTCCGTCACAGCAGGCACCCATTGTTCAGCAAATTCCAGGTCAACCTTCATTTTTTGTAAAATCACCTCGCGCTTGGTAGATTGAAAATCGAGCTTCGGGCCAATTACTTCGTCCAGGATCAAAGGAACATCGCCGAATTGCTGCGTAAGCCGGTAATAACGCGCCGCCCGGTGAAAGTATGCGGCTCCAAGAATCTCGTTTTTTTCCTGCTCATTTTTGTAAGTGGGCTGATCAATGCGTGAAATGGCCACATTGGCATATTTTATGCCCTTGAAACCTTCGAGCCAATACCAGCCGATCTTGTTATAATCCCCGCTGTTCAGCTGCGCATCGGGCGTAATCAGCAAATTCAGGTTTTGCGCGGGCCCTGATTTATCCGTTGTTCCTTCAACGGCAATGTCTGAAAAAATCGATTCGGTCACCATCGGAGGCGCATCGCCATACCATTCAAGGCGCATATTGCGCTCGCAGGCCACCAATGTTGCCCGCAAACCCGCGGGATCATTGAATGTAACGTCCGGGTTGTAAAATGAGAGCGGCTCGGGCGCCAGCCAGTCTTTCTGGCAGCCTGCCATTGTAATGCATCCTGCTATCAGTGCAGGGGCAAATATTTGTTTTGATCTTTTATATATCGTATTCATTTGGTCGATTTTTGGAAGAGAATATTACAGGGTTATATCCAGGCCCAATGTGAAAATGCGCGGACTCGGCACGGAAACATCCAGGTTCGTGTTGTTGTCATTATTCGTTCCGTTCTCAGGATCCCAGAAATCCCAGCCAGATATATAGCCCAGGTTCCGCACGTTTCCGTAGATCCGCAGATTTTGAACGTTGATTTTGTCCACAATCCTTTTTGGAATGGTATAAGCCAATGCTATGCTTTCAAAACGCAGGAAGGATTTGGTACGGTAAACGGCGTAACCGGTTGCCGATCCTTCACTTGAATACAGGCGCGCCCATTCATTATTCCGGTTTTCAGCGGTCCAGTATGGAAATACGTAG
Coding sequences:
- a CDS encoding HPP family protein, which encodes MARYVIYKETLIDFNDHFWTFVGSFIGIALIGYINNSQFTQADNVFLIGSFGASSVLIYGIINSPLAQPRNLIGGHLICAIVGVTVHKIIPGQIWLASAFAVSLSIVFMQITKTLHPPGGATALIANIGSEKITSLGYKYVISPVLTGVLVLLLVALFVNNRAAHRHYPKNKNWYKIWQRKYR
- a CDS encoding MBOAT family O-acyltransferase, which gives rise to MLFNSLSFALFFPVVLFLYWIIARNSLRLQNIILLISSLYFYACWDYRFVFLLIFSIALDYYTGLKMGNSKNQATRKFWLVLSIAINLSFLGVLKYYNFFAESFAEGLSLLGMSVNPHTLNLVLPVGISFYTFHGLSYVIDIYKERIKPEKDLIDYAVFVSFFPLLVAGPIERATHLLPQIQKKRVFSYAQASDGLRQILWGLFKKIVIADNCAELANLAFNNHESYGGSTLLLGAFFFAMQIYGDFSGYSDIALGVARIMGIELLRNFSYPYFSRDIAEFWRRWHISLSSWFRDYVYFPLGGSRGGTGLKVRNTFIIFLLSGFWHGANWTFLAWGALNAIYFLPLLLSKSNRENLEIVAKGRLLPTVSDVFHMLITFTMTVFAWILFRAENIKHAFEYISEIFSASIFTTPELVRKDLLLLIAAFFLVEWLGREHPYAIARFGFNWPKPVKWGFYYCLVIAIFVFTGKQQQFIYFQF
- a CDS encoding bestrophin family protein codes for the protein MYVNRYLSPLIVYYYSWRMVLFSLFTGSMAIFVYTYLGWGWVAIPWLPVSLIGTATAFFVGFKNNQSYDRSWEARKIWGSITNHSRSFGAALRAFASHDQKEFVDADDDIRIMVYRHIAWLYALKNAMAQRTAWEHKDRASKRQRDALHKSQTPCELEIEKYLLANEHNALKGKKNLSTQILDKQSQHLSRLRKAGRVDAYQHVALQNLISSLYDEQGKSERIKNTPFPRQYATTSNLFIFVFMTLLPFGLLPQFVELGERYMFLLIPFNMVVSWVFMFMEYVGDISENPFEGLLNDIPIGTIVRNIEIDLIDMLDDEPTPEKLQPYYGALF
- a CDS encoding phytanoyl-CoA dioxygenase family protein, giving the protein MEVILDSEQIENFVNKGFVCIENAFSREIAEAARDILWADLGLDRHDPASWKKPVVRLGMYAQTPFVQSANSPVLHRAYDQLVGVNNWLPPGSMGTFPIRFPSDEDPGDAGWHVDASFSGKDPASFFDWRINVHSKGRGLLMLFLYSEVGTHDAPTRIRVGSHLDVARLLLPKGDDGLSFMEVAHELESFPAREEVLATGKAGTVYLCHPFLVHAAQPHRGQNPKFMAQPPLLLRNELHIHGESPVERAIQLAIS
- a CDS encoding NAD(P)H-binding protein, which produces MSTDVKGKTAILFGASGFVGSYLLEGLLNDPDYAQVTIVVRKNLNISHAKLKMLIGDYHALPTLKDEIVADEVFIALGTTKKSTPDQKIYYQVDHDYPVLAARIAKERGAKSVFLVSAVGPDAGSGIFYIRTKGETERDVIAQDLLHTHIFRPSMIMGDRKESRTLEKALIKIFSIINPLFVGPMQKYRGIEGKNIAKAMLAAAKKPAGKVNIYEWKEMNDLL
- a CDS encoding nuclear transport factor 2 family protein gives rise to the protein MKKLLTLIMSMPLFYIAPALAQVDDSAVIKQMNTQWLQSYPKRDTAALSRILANDFIMISPTGKKLSKADILQNVLTPDQQIINVSIDSTDLQIVNNVGLLTAYTSFVLKDKEKIIKGKNCYSDVYIKRKGTWVAINAHVTLLELK
- a CDS encoding RagB/SusD family nutrient uptake outer membrane protein; its protein translation is MNTIYKRSKQIFAPALIAGCITMAGCQKDWLAPEPLSFYNPDVTFNDPAGLRATLVACERNMRLEWYGDAPPMVTESIFSDIAVEGTTDKSGPAQNLNLLITPDAQLNSGDYNKIGWYWLEGFKGIKYANVAISRIDQPTYKNEQEKNEILGAAYFHRAARYYRLTQQFGDVPLILDEVIGPKLDFQSTKREVILQKMKVDLEFAEQWVPAVTDKGTVNKGSVSHLLTKVNLALGLFDDAIKSASNVIDGGTHKLMTTRFGVDASKANRNVIWDLHRPANKALGANTEGLMLVIDRLNIDGNMPDGIQLMRNTVPFWHNNINTPAGNRGTIDTYGIEIDQITTLGRGIGRVRPTYYSQEGVWDDKKDLRHAPGNWTRMEDIVYNNPAIKANDPYYGKNLQLRNAAGALLTIDTIRCWFDWPNYKLFIEDPQRIQPQGGNTDWYVFRLAETYLLRAEAYAWKGDLVKAAADINAVRTRANCSPLAPAKVNIGTVLDERARELYFEEPRKTELTRVAYIFAMTGRPAPNGKTYNMESFSESNYFYDRVMEKSDFYNKGVKTRHADEYTMSPYHVLWPVPQSAIDGNVQGRINQNKGYNGFQNNVPALTSIPQ
- a CDS encoding YdeI/OmpD-associated family protein, whose protein sequence is METKNDIKAVYAPSRKEWRAWFVENSQTEKSVWLIIYHKNSATPSVYYPESIEEALCFGWIDSKSIKRDAESSYLMFTPRKATGKWSAVNKERVERLTAAGLMTPQGQAFIDLAKESGTWDALVDAENAVIPPDLQALLNENEVALKNFTAFPPSAKRLILTWISDAKRPETRQQRVTLTAQKAADNIRAKIQ